Proteins encoded in a region of the Podarcis muralis chromosome 2, rPodMur119.hap1.1, whole genome shotgun sequence genome:
- the LOC114592659 gene encoding uncharacterized protein LOC114592659 — protein MASEAPSFALSLLKDGVERGAGQLPQALLTFEEVAVFFTEEEWALLDLGQRALHKEVMEENYEMVASLESDLNSCWEEIQDPFLHNPKEGEISAGNGQKSEKSDEPSMVSVENMEHEAQKETFVNLQLTKKHVGNMWKNWKKNSLTTQDIGVHVSLNPQEECTGSSSVECGKSFSQSGSISLHQGTQRGEKMFKCTECGKSLSSAGNLVKHKKTHTGEKPFKCMECGKSFSQSGNLIAHQRTHTGEKPFKCMICRKSFSLNHHLMLHQRTHTGEKPHTSMECGKSVCSSSVLIVHQRTHTGENPFKSMFCEKSLNHHLTLHQRSHTGEKLHKCRECGKSFSHNSNLSLHQRTHTGEKPFECMVCGKSFRQSGNLTAHQRTHTAEKPFKCMVCGKSFTFSHSLTLHQRTHTGEKPFECMECGKTFNCRSALTVHQRTHTGEKPYECMECGKTFRRRSNLTFHQRAHTGEKPFKCMECGKSFRHSGSLTAHQRTHTGEKPFQCMECGKSFSLNYYLTLHQRTHTGEKPFLCMKCGKSFTCRSALTVHQRTHTGDKPFECMECGKGFSCRSGLTVHQRAHTGEKPFQCLECGKSFHRRSNLTLHQRTHTGEKPFKCMECGKSFSQSGNLATHQRTQTGEKAFQCTECGKSLSSAGNLVKHKKTHTGEKPFKCMECGKSFSQSGNLIAHQRTHTGEKPFTCMVCGKSFSLNHHLTLHQRTHTGENLHKCMECGKSFCTSSFLTAHQRTHTEEKRFKSMVCENRFSLNYRFTLHQRTPGVEKPHKCLVCGKSFSCRSNLTLHQRTHTGEKPFKCTECGKSFSQSGNLTAHQRTHTADKPFKCMVCGKSFSFNYSLTLHQRTHTGEKPFKCMECGKSFRASSVLIVHQRTHTGEKPFKCMECGKSFRQSGRLTAHQRTHTGEKPFKCMECGKSFSQSGNLTTHQRTHKTEKPFKCMECGKSFSLNYYLTLHQKTHTGEKLFECLECGKSFSCRSALTAHQKTHTLGKPYECMVCRKSFRRMSNLNLHQRTHTGQKPFKCNECGISFSQGGNLIAHQRTHTA, from the exons ATGGCCTCAGAGGCACCATCGTTTGCACTGTCTCTTCTTAAAGATGGAGTGGAAagaggagccgggcagcttcctcag gccctcttgacctttgaggaggtggctgtgtttttcacggaggaggagtgggctctgctggatctgggccaaagagctctgcacaaggaagtcatggaggagaattatgAGATGGTGGCCTCTCTAG AATCAGACCTCAACTCCTGTTGGGAAGAAATACAAGATCCATTTCTCCATAATCCCAAAGAAGGGGAGATATCAGCAG GTAATGGGCAGAAGAGTGAGAAATCTGATGAGCCATCCATGGTGTCTGTAGAAAACATGGAGCATGAAGCACAGAAAGAGACCTTTGTAAATCTACAATTAACCAAAAAGCATGTAGGAAATATGTGGAAGAACTGGAAAAAGAACTCCCTTACTACTCAGGATATTGGTGTCCATGTATCCCTGAATCCACAGGAAGAATGCACAGGAAGTAGCAGtgtagagtgtggaaagagcttcagtcagagtggaagcaTTAGTTTACATCAAGGAACCCAAAGAGGGGAGAAAATGTTTAAGTGcacagagtgtggaaagagcttaagCAGTGCTGGTAACCTTGTCAagcataaaaaaacccacacaggggagaaaccgttcaaatgcatggagtgtggaaagagcttcagccagagcgGAAACCTTATTgcacatcaaagaacccacacaggggagaaaccatttaaatgtatgatatGCAGGAAGAGTTTCAGTCTCAATCACCATCTTATGTTACATCAAAGAacccatactggggagaaaccacatACAtccatggagtgtggaaagagcgtcTGTTCGAGTAGTGTCCTTATTGTGCATCAAAGAACCCACACCGGGGAAAATCCATTTAAATCTATGTTTTGTGAAAAGAGTCTCAATCACCATCTTACTTTACATCAGAGAtcccacactggggagaaactgcataaatgcagggagtgtggaaagagcttcagtcataataGTAACCTTAGTttacatcaaagaacccacactggggagaaaccatttgaatgtatggtgtgtggaaagagcttcaggcagagtggaaaccttacagcacatcaaagaacccacacagcagagaaaccatttaaatgtatggtgtgtgggaagagtttcactTTTAGTCACTCTCTTACTttacatcaaagaacccacaccggggagaaaccgtttgaatgcatggagtgtggaaagacctTTAATTGTAGGAGTGCACTTACTGTACATCAAAGAacacacactggggagaaaccatatgaatgcatggagtgtggaaagacctTTCGTCGTAGGAGTAACCTTACTTTCCATCAAAGAgcccacaccggggagaaaccattcaaatgtatggagtgtggaaagagcttcagacatAGCGGAAGCCTTACTGCACATCAAAGGacccacactggggagaaaccatttcaatgtatggagtgtggaaagagttttagtcTCAATTATTATCTTACTttacatcaaagaacccacactggggagaaaccatttttaTGCAtgaagtgtggaaagagcttcacttgtAGGAGTGCGCTTACTGTACATCAGAGAACCCACACTGGGGATAAACcgtttgaatgcatggagtgtggaaagggcttcagttgTAGGAGTGGACTGACTGTGCATCAAAGagctcacacaggggaaaaaccatttcaatgccttgagtgtggaaagagcttccatcGTAGGAGTAACCTTACTttacatcaaagaacccacactggggagaaaccatttaaatgtatggagtgtggaaagagcttcagccagagtgGAAACCTTGCAACAC ATCAAAGAACCCAAACAGGGGAGAAAGCGTTTCAATGcacggagtgtggaaagagcttaagTAGTGCTGGTAACCTGGTCAagcataaaaaaacccacacaggggagaagccattcaaatgcatggagtgtggaaagagcttcagccagagcgGAAACCTTATTgcacatcaaagaacccacacaggggagaaaccatttacatgtatggtatgtgggaagagtttcagtcTTAATCACCATCTTACTTTACATCAAAGAACGCACACTGGGGAGAATCTgcataaatgcatggagtgtggaaagagcttctgtacCAGTAGTTTCCTTACTGCGCATCAGAGAACCCATACTGAGGAGAAACgatttaaatctatggtgtgtgAAAATCGCTTCAGTCTTAATTACCGTTTTACTCTACATCAAAGGACCCCCGGTGTGGAGAAACCGCATAAATGCttggtgtgtggaaagagcttcagttgtagGAGTAACCTTACTttacatcaaagaacccacactggggagaaacccttcAAATGtacagagtgtggaaagagcttcagccagagcgGAAATCTTACTgcacatcaaagaacccacacagctgataaaccatttaaatgtatggtatgtggaaagagcttcagtttcaattACTCTCTCACTttacatcaaagaacccacaccggggagaaaccattcaaatgcatggaatgtggaaagagctttcgtgcAAGTAGTGTGCTAATTGTGCATCAAAGAACCCACActggggagaagccatttaaatgtatggagtgtggaaagagcttcaggcagagTGGAAGACTGACTGCACATCAGAGAAcgcacactggggagaaaccatttaaatgtatggagtgtggaaagagcttcagccagagtggaaaccttaccacacatcaaagaacccacaaaacagagaaaccatttaaatgtatggagtgtggaaagagtttcagtcttAATTACTATCTTACTTTACATCAGAAAACCCACACTGGTGAAAAACTTTTTgaatgcctggagtgtggaaagagctttagttgtAGGAGTGCTCTTACCGCAcatcaaaaaacccacacattggGGAAACCATATGAATGCATGGTGTGTAGAAAGAGCTTCAGGCGTATGAGTAACCTTAATTTACATCAAAGAACCCATACTgggcagaaaccatttaaatgtaatgAATGTGGAATAAGCTTCAGCCAGGGTGGAAACCTTATTGCGCATCAAAGAACGCACACAGCGTAG
- the LOC144326661 gene encoding uncharacterized protein LOC144326661, translated as MHTVEKQLEGMEYVNNFSGSQQLQKHQRIHIGEKPFKCMECGKSFNRGVELNIHHRTHTGEKPYKCMECGKSFSHSQTLKVHHRTHTGDKPFKCTECGKSFNRGVELNIHHRTHTGEKPYKCMECGKSFSHSSNLPRHQRTHTGEKPYKCMECGKSFSHSQTLKVHHRTHTGDKPFKCTECGKSFRLNGKLRRHQQTHTGEKPFKCTECGKSFHNSGNLNSHHRTHTGEKPFKCMECGKSFRVNGKLRRHQQTHTGGKPFKCAECGKPFCKSESLRNHQLIHAGETPFKCAECGKSFCHSKALIKHQQTHTGEKPFKCMECGKSFRHSSNLSRHQRTHTGKKPYKCMECGKSFHSSENLNSHHRTHTGEKPFRCMECGKSFCQSGGLTKHQQSHLGRNLKMY; from the coding sequence ATGCACACAGTGGAGAAAcaattggaaggtatggagtacGTAAATAATTTCAGTGGGAGTCAGCAGCTTCaaaaacatcaacggattcacataggtgagaaaccatttaaatgtatggagtgtggaaagagcttcaatcgcgGTGTAGAACTTAATATACATCACCGAACTCACACGggtgagaaaccatataaatgtatggagtgtggaaagagcttcagtcatagtcaAACCCTTAAAGTGCATCATCGAACTCACACAGGtgataaaccatttaaatgtacagagtgtggaaagagcttcaatcgcgGTGTAGAACTTAATATACATCACCGAACTCACACGggtgagaaaccatataaatgtatggagtgtggaaagagcttcagtcatagtagCAACCTTCcaagacaccaacgaactcacacaggggagaaaccatataaatgtatggagtgtggaaagagcttcagtcatagtcaAACCCTTAAAGTGCATCATCGAACTCACACAGGtgataaaccatttaaatgtacagagtgtggaaagagcttcagacttAATGGAAAACTTCgaagacatcaacaaactcacacaggggagaaaccatttaaatgtacggaatgtggaaagagcttccataACAGTGGAAACCTTAATTCACATCATCGaactcacacaggtgagaaaccatttaaatgtatggagtgtggaaagagcttcagagttaatggaaaacttagaagacatcaacaaactcacacaggggggaaaccatttaaatgtgcaGAGTGCGGAAAACCCTTCTGTAAAAGTGAATCACTTAGAAACCATCAACTGATTCATGCAggggagacaccatttaaatgtgcagagtgtggaaaaagcttctgtCATAGTAAAGCGCTTATAAAACATCAGcagacccacacaggggagaaaccatttaaatgtatggagtgtggaaagagcttcagacatAGTAGCAACCTTTcaagacaccaacgaactcacacagggaagaaaccatataaatgtatggagtgtggaaagagcttccataGCAGTGAAAACCTTAATTCACATCATCGAACTCACACTGGTGAGAAACCATTccgatgtatggagtgtggaaagagcttctgtcagAGTGGAGGCCTTACAAAGCATCAACAGTCTCACTTGGGAAGGAACCTTAAAATGTATTGA